In a single window of the Rhizobiaceae bacterium genome:
- a CDS encoding extracellular solute-binding protein, producing MRRVSRRTLLSAAAVVAAGPLLPARLFAAAATDTPLHGLSAFGDLKYPADFTHFDYVNADAPKGGQMNFQPPNWIYNQTPFTFNTLNSLVLKGESPPRTELCFDQLMVRALDEPDAVYGLLAENVTLSDDRNTFTFKLRPQARWHDGSPVTAHDVAFSYKLYKEKGHPDLLLPLRDMLDAVAVDDHTARLRFNGEQSALNILDIAVMPIVSKSFYTANDFEASTLTPPLGSGPYRMGRITAGRNIILERVEDYWGRDIPVRVGQCNFDRIRMDFYQERQAAFEAFKKGDTTFRQEFTSRVWATEYNFPAITDGRVIKREFPGEAWPQMQAVALNQRRPQFRDARVRRAIALCFDFEWSKRALFFGSYDRSQSTFENSDFKAEGKPSQEEMALLEPLRAELPPEAFGEAVLQPVSDGSGRDRKLLGQAAKLLAEAGWKRQGSFVQDEKGTRLAAEFLANDEGIVRLYSPWVENLKAIGVDATIRLVDATQYEARQSEFDFDVNMLAVNIGATPTVDSLVSLYHSRAARRPGTRNYPGTEDAAVDALVDKAGQAGSRAELVTALNALDRVLRARLDWIPTYYLANHRAAFWDMFGFKEPKPDYGFPVETLWWFDEAKAKAIGKA from the coding sequence ATGCGGCGGGTCTCGCGTCGCACATTGCTGTCGGCTGCTGCGGTTGTCGCCGCCGGGCCGCTCCTGCCCGCGAGGCTCTTTGCGGCCGCCGCGACGGACACGCCGCTGCATGGCCTGTCGGCGTTCGGCGACCTGAAATATCCCGCTGATTTCACGCATTTCGACTATGTGAACGCGGATGCGCCGAAGGGCGGTCAGATGAATTTCCAGCCGCCCAACTGGATCTATAACCAGACCCCGTTCACCTTCAACACGCTCAATTCGCTGGTGCTCAAGGGTGAATCTCCGCCGCGCACCGAACTCTGTTTTGACCAGCTCATGGTTCGCGCGCTGGACGAACCCGACGCCGTCTACGGCCTTCTCGCAGAAAACGTGACCCTTTCGGACGACCGCAACACGTTTACGTTCAAGCTTCGTCCGCAGGCGCGCTGGCATGACGGGTCGCCCGTCACGGCGCACGACGTTGCTTTCAGCTACAAGCTCTACAAGGAAAAGGGCCATCCCGACCTGCTGTTGCCGCTACGCGACATGCTGGATGCGGTCGCCGTCGACGACCACACGGCGCGCCTGAGGTTCAATGGCGAGCAGTCGGCCCTCAACATTCTCGACATCGCGGTCATGCCCATCGTGTCGAAGTCTTTCTACACCGCAAATGATTTCGAGGCGTCGACGCTCACGCCGCCGCTCGGCTCCGGTCCATACCGGATGGGCAGGATCACGGCCGGTCGCAACATCATATTGGAACGCGTCGAGGACTATTGGGGCCGCGACATTCCCGTCCGCGTCGGGCAATGCAATTTCGACCGCATCCGCATGGACTTCTACCAGGAGCGGCAGGCCGCGTTCGAGGCGTTCAAGAAGGGCGACACGACTTTCCGGCAGGAATTCACCTCGCGCGTCTGGGCGACCGAGTATAATTTTCCCGCGATCACGGACGGGCGCGTCATCAAGCGCGAATTTCCCGGCGAAGCATGGCCGCAGATGCAGGCCGTCGCGCTCAACCAGCGGCGTCCGCAGTTTCGCGACGCACGGGTGCGTCGCGCCATCGCGCTGTGCTTCGATTTCGAATGGTCGAAGCGGGCGCTGTTCTTCGGCTCCTACGACCGCTCCCAATCGACATTCGAGAACTCCGACTTCAAGGCCGAGGGAAAGCCCTCGCAGGAAGAAATGGCATTGCTCGAACCGCTGCGCGCTGAACTGCCGCCGGAGGCGTTTGGCGAGGCGGTCCTGCAACCCGTTTCGGACGGATCGGGCCGCGACCGCAAGCTGCTGGGGCAAGCCGCAAAGCTGCTGGCGGAGGCCGGCTGGAAACGGCAGGGCAGCTTCGTCCAGGATGAGAAGGGAACACGGCTTGCCGCCGAATTCCTCGCCAATGACGAAGGCATCGTGCGGCTCTATTCGCCATGGGTGGAAAACCTGAAAGCCATTGGCGTCGATGCAACCATTCGCCTCGTGGACGCGACGCAATACGAAGCGCGCCAGAGCGAGTTCGATTTTGACGTGAACATGCTGGCCGTCAACATCGGCGCGACACCGACGGTCGACTCGCTCGTGTCGCTCTATCACTCGCGCGCGGCGAGACGCCCCGGCACGCGCAATTATCCCGGCACCGAAGACGCGGCGGTGGACGCGCTTGTCGACAAGGCCGGGCAGGCAGGTTCGCGCGCGGAACTGGTCACCGCCCTGAATGCGCTCGACCGGGTCTTGCGCGCGCGGCTCGACTGGATTCCAACATATTATCTGGCGAATCACCGCGCCGCCTTTTGGGATATGTTCGGTTTCAAGGAGCCGAAGCCCGACTACGGCTTTCCGGTTGAGACGCTCTGGTGGTTTGACGAAGCGAAGGCGAAGGCGATTGGGAAAGCTTGA
- a CDS encoding microcin C ABC transporter permease YejB, with product MAAYVLRRLLLMIPTIFGIMAISFIVIQFAPGGPVEQVIARISGQGGDDRLSGGGADAGAGGNFDASGESSKYRGSQGLDPEFIAKLEQQFGFDKPPLERFGKMLWDYARFDFGESYFRDISVLDLILEKMPVSITIGLWITILSNLISIPLGIRKAVKDGSRFDIWTSGVVIVAYAIPGFLFGILLMVLFAGGSFFDWFPLQGLTSDNFDQLSLGGKVLDYLWHITLPLTALLLSAFAVTTLLTKNSFLDEIRKQYVVTARAKGLTEHRVLYGHVFRNAMLIVIAGFPGAFISAFFSGSLLIENIFSLDGLGLLGWQSVLNRDYPVVFATLYIFSLMGLIINLLSDMIYTWIDPRIDFERRDV from the coding sequence ATGGCGGCCTATGTCCTTCGCCGTCTGTTGCTCATGATCCCGACCATATTCGGGATCATGGCGATCTCCTTCATCGTCATCCAGTTCGCGCCGGGCGGCCCTGTCGAACAGGTCATCGCGCGCATCAGCGGACAGGGCGGCGACGACCGCCTCTCGGGTGGCGGAGCCGATGCGGGCGCTGGCGGCAATTTCGATGCAAGCGGCGAAAGCTCCAAATATCGCGGCTCGCAGGGCCTCGATCCCGAATTCATCGCCAAGCTGGAACAGCAGTTCGGCTTCGACAAGCCGCCGCTGGAACGCTTCGGAAAGATGCTGTGGGACTATGCGCGCTTCGATTTCGGCGAAAGCTATTTTCGCGACATTTCGGTGCTGGACCTGATTCTTGAGAAAATGCCCGTTTCGATCACCATCGGGCTGTGGATCACCATCCTGTCGAACCTCATCTCCATTCCGCTCGGCATTCGCAAAGCGGTCAAGGACGGCTCGCGCTTCGACATCTGGACAAGCGGCGTGGTGATTGTCGCCTATGCCATTCCGGGTTTCCTGTTCGGCATCCTGCTGATGGTGCTCTTCGCGGGCGGCTCTTTCTTCGACTGGTTCCCGCTGCAAGGCCTGACCTCGGACAATTTCGACCAGTTGTCGCTCGGCGGAAAAGTGCTCGACTATCTGTGGCACATCACGCTGCCGCTCACCGCGCTTCTGCTCTCGGCCTTCGCCGTCACGACGCTTCTGACCAAGAATTCCTTTCTGGACGAAATCCGCAAGCAATATGTGGTCACGGCCCGCGCAAAGGGCCTGACCGAGCACCGCGTGCTCTACGGCCATGTGTTCCGCAACGCCATGCTGATCGTCATTGCCGGATTTCCGGGCGCCTTCATCTCGGCCTTTTTCTCCGGCTCGCTGCTGATCGAGAACATCTTCTCGCTGGACGGCCTCGGCCTGCTTGGCTGGCAGTCGGTGCTCAACCGCGACTATCCGGTCGTGTTCGCCACGCTCTACATCTTCTCGCTGATGGGCCTCATCATCAACCTCCTGTCCGACATGATCTACACCTGGATCGATCCGCGCATCGACTTCGAGCGGAGGGATGTCTGA